Within Runella rosea, the genomic segment GTATAGATGTATTTCTCGTTGAGCATTTTATAGCTCGTGATTCCCGTCGAAACAAACCAGCGTTTGTTGGTTGATTGAGTGATGTCATACCGCACGTTGAGCGGAATATCAAGCACTTTACAGGCGGCTTCGATGGCACTGGGGCGTGCTTTTTGAGAGTTCCAGACTTCGGGCCAAATGTACTGGCTTCCAGTGGCATCATAGAGTTTCATGGCACGTAAAGCGCCCGCTTGAACACTTATTCTTTTGCTGAAACGGTATTCGAGCATGGCTCCCAATGTGGTTCCGGGTCGTTTCATTTGGTCAAACCCAATGTAACTCAAATCGGGGGCGACCAATATTCGCAGGCTTAGCCCTTTTCTGAAAAGTGGCCCCGCTTCGGCTTGCGTAGCTTTGGCTACTACTGGTGGGGGCAGGGGAGAAGTATACGAAACCGTAGGGGAGGCATACGCTACACTGAGCAGATGCCAAGGATGGATGCTCAGCGTATTTGGGGTACTGACCCGCAGCATTGGGCTTAGGTTTTCTTGATTTCCATTATTGTTAGGAAGCGAAATCGTGGCCGATGTTGACTCTTTTGAAACGGAGTTGGATGAAGCCGTAGAGCGTTCTGACCCAATGCCTGCTTGCTTTCTGTTGGTAGAACTGCTGTTTTTTGATGTCAATGGCTCAACAAAACTGCTTTGGGGGCTATTGCTGGTATTTTGTGCCGATTTTGTACTAATTTTTGAGTCGTTGCTAGACGACAATGGTTTGCCAGAAAGCGCAAGGGATGGGCGGGTTGATTTATTCCGATTATCTGCCTTGTTTTTTTTGTTCGTTTCTCTAGCCGTTCGCTCATTAGATTTAGCGGGGAAGGACGGTGAATCGACACCAATGTTTTCTGGGTTGGTAGTACTATTACCAATTTTACTGTCGCGTAAAACCGTTTTAGGTGCTCGGGCGTTGCCAGAAGTAAACTCTTCCCTTTTTGTTGAATTATCAGGTAAAACCGCTCCTGTTTCAACGGTATTTTTCGCTCCAGATTCAGGGTTTTGGTTAGAATTATTTAGTTCAGGATTGCGGGGATTATGTTCAGAAGCCGCTTGAGCTTGTTTTATTGTCTTGGGTTGATTGTCTGCTTCGGTGGTTGAGGTAGAACTTTGTTGAGTATCATACGGAGCAACGGCAGGTTTACTGGACAGCGGTGTGTTAACCCGAGGCCATAAAAGAACTCCGCCAATGATAACACCAGAGGATAACAAAAGTAATAGCACTAAAGGGAGGAGCGAACGTTTTTTCGGGGTTCCGTTAGTGTCAGTACTGTCTAATTTTTTGCGCATTGCAGCCCATGCTTTAGGCTCAAATTCTGGCTCAAACTCCTCAGCAGATTTTCTGAAGAGGTCGTCCAGCGAATCATCTGGGAACTCTTGCATACTCATTGCTTTTCTTTTTAGATAACATAACTCTTAAGTTTTCGCGGGCACGGGCCAAATTAGATTTGGAAGTGCCCTCACTTATGCCCAAACGCTGGGCTATTTCTTCGTGTGAATAACCATCAATGACGTATAAGTTGAATACGGTACGGTACGATGGGGTAAGCTGTTGAATAAGTTCAATCAAATCTTCGTGCGCCAAGGTACTGTAGACGTTGTCGCTGTCAGCAGCGGCAATGGTATTTTCGGCAACACTGAGATCTGTGTTGTGTTGAAATTTTACATTTTGACGATAATGGTCCAGAGCGGTATTTATCATTATGCGCCTCAGCCATATTTTAAAGGGTTTTTCAGCGTCGTACATCTGAACTTTTTGGAATATTTTCAGAAAACCGTCGTTTACTACTTCTAGGGCCTCTTCGCGGTTCGGAACATAACGCATACAAACCCCCATAGCGTAACCGTAGAATTGCTTATACAGCAATTCTTGACACTTGCGGTCGTTTTTCAGACAGCCTTCAAGCAGTTCCGGCAAAGTTTTCAACGCACGAGAAAATAACATCCGATAATTGTTTACGGAATTTTAAAATGATTGGTTGCGTCTATGGTTTCGAAAAGATAAGATTTTTTTTGACTAACTGGAATGTTGCCCACCTAAATTGAATACTTACGAAAGTCGATTTTTAACTTCGACCCGCCAAAGATGTCTTTTGTATAAAATAATCTTTGAAAAATCAAGTATTGATTGCGTCTTGTTTACTTGTATTTCATTTAAAATGACCGAACCCTTACCGTCAATGAAGAAGCGATACCTTTTTTTACTCGTTGTGTTTTCCCTGCAATGGACTCCAAGAAAGGAGATTGCAGACCCATCAACTTATATGAGTGACCTTAAAACTGAACTAACCAAAGAATGGCCTAAAAACAGGGCCATCAATCTGGTTTTTCACGGTCATTCAGTGCCAGCAGGCTACTTCAAGACACCCGTCGTTAATACTTTGGAAGCATATCCTTATCAGGTATTAAAACAATTGAAGGCGCTCTATCCGTATGCGGTCATCAACGTGATTAATACGTCGATTGGGGGCGAAAGTTCAAAAGGTGGTGCAGATAGATTTGAAACGGAAGTACTGGTGCATCGGCCAGATGTTATTTTTATTGACTACGCATTAAATGACCGTGGCATGGGGCTTGAGGAGGCCCGAAAAGCGTGGGTATCTATGATACAAAAAGCCGCTCAAAAAAAGATAAAAGTGATCCTGCTCACGCCCTCGCCTGACCAACGTACAGCTTTGTTGGATCCAGAGAGTGCCTTAGAAAAACACCGAAAACAAATCATTGAGATGGCAAAAGAGCATAATCTGGGATTGGTAGACAGTTATGCCTTTTTTCAAAAAAAAATACAATCTGGTGAAATTATTTCTTCCTATATGTCGCAGGTAAATCATCCAAACGAAAAAGGACACCAGTTGATCGCCGACGGAATAATGACCTATTTTAGGTAGTATTGTCTAGTCGTTTTTTAATGATTCACCAAAAGAGGTCTCCCACCAACGGAGACCTCTTTTTTTGTGTATTGTTATGATTTTAGTTATGGTTTAAATATTTGATATTCAGTGATTTAATTATTGATTTTGTAGTTAATTTTGATTTTATTTTAACGTTTGATTTGGGAGCTAATGGGCTGTATTTAATACCATTTAAATATCAAAAAGTGCAAAAGAATGACCATTTTGAGCAAATACTATGCTTTTTCTTTGGATTAGATTTGTTAAATATAAACTCAATATGTTTATATAAATGAAAGGATTTTAGCACTTATACCATCGTACTGTCAATCGCAAGAATCCTTGTCCATACTAAAGCACTTAGGCAGGCTAGTACAGGATAAATTCAATTATGAATTGTATAGGAAAAATAAAAACTTACATGTAAGTTATTGAAAATCAGTTGATTGTTGCAAAGTAAAAAAGTGTTAAATTTTATTCATTCACCTAATTAATTTACCCTAAAAAAACACCATTTAATCCTATTCATCTATGTAGCTAACTATTCCATGACCATCAGTTTCAAAAGTTAATTAAACAATTTAAACAACCCTTAACACAACCTTTATTATGAGACAAATTCGACTTTTTATTCTTTGTATGCTGCTTGCCTTCAAGGGAGTGGCACAAGGAGTGCAAATTCAGGGCAAGGTAACCACCGCCAATGGTTTGGGAATCCCAGGGGCAACTATTCTTGAGCAAGGAACAACCAATGGTGCAACGACCAACTCGGACGGAGAGTACAAAATTACAACTACAAAAACGAACCCGACATTGGTTTTTTCGTACGTGGGTTTGATTAGCCAAACCATCAACAGCCAAGGGCGGAAAACCATTGACGTAACGCTCGAAGAAGACTTGAAAGCCTTGCAGGAAGTGGTAGTTGTGGGATACGGCTCGCAACGGAAGCAGGATATTACATCGGCGGTATCGGTCATCAATATGAAAGATATTGGTGAGCAGCCCGCCAACAACATGAACCAGCTGCTTCAGGGCCGCGCGGCTGGGGTAGTGGTGAAGCAGAAAAGCGGTACGCCGGGCGGAATATTTGAAGTACGGGTACGGGGAATAGGTTCCTTGGGAGCGGGTAGTGACCCTCTTTACGTAATTGACGGGTTTGCCGTAGGTACTTCGGTTGGGCAAAACTTAAACCCCAACGACATCGAAAGCATCACGGTTTTGAAAGATGCCGCCTCAACCGCGATTTACGGAGCGAGAGGTTCTAACGGGGTAGTGTTGATTACCACCAAAAGCGCAAAAGAAGGAAAAGTGAACGTGAATCTTTCTATTGATTATGGTATTCAGAATGTGCCAGATTCTAGAAGGGTAAAAATGCTCAATGGGGTTGAATTTGCCCAGTTTAAAAAGGAGATTTTTGAAGATGGTATCCGTTATTTTCAGAATAGAGAACCGAGATTGGAAGAGGTACCTATTGGTTTCCGATACCCAGAGCAGACCAAGTATTCGACCGACTGGTTTGGGGCTATCATGAACAACAATGCACCTTATATGGACGTAAACCTGACGATTTCGTCGGGAAAAGGCCCGCTAAAATCAATGCTTTCGGTGGGTTATTTTAAAGAAGAAGGGTCTATTATCAAGACAAATTACGACCGGGTTTCTATTCGTAGTAATATCGGAGGTGAGGTTACTAAGTTCCTGACCGTTGGGATGAACGTAAACGGTAGCTATACCAAACAAAACTTAGCCAATACCGACGGTCGTAGCGCCTTGGTAGGAGGTGCGTTGTTGATGGACCCGCGCGAACCAATTTATAACGATGACGGTACGATGCGCCCTTACATTGGCGGGGTTGACGGAGCTTTTGGTTTTCCTAACCCTGTATTTGTACTTAACAATGTGATCAGAAGAAGAAATATCGGAGATGTACTTGCCAATGGTTTTGCAGAAATTGCCATTTTGAAGAACCTGAAATTCCGTACTTCGGTCAATGCAAAGATTAACTTCAATACGTTTAAAGAGTACGTGCCTTCGACTATCGGTTTATCGGTGGCTTCTGGTACAGCAGGCGCACCTCCTAGAATTGCGACGGCCCGGGATATAAACGAGCAGTTGCGCAATTATTCTTTTGACCAACTCTTGACCTACACGCCTAAAATCGGAGCTAATCAGTCCATGGACTTTTTGTTGGGGGTAACTTCTCAGAAAGAAACTGTATACGGGGTAGATGGCTCAGGAAATACATTCCCGGATGATTTGGTTCCTTATTTGGGGGCGGCATCTATTCGTTCTTCCAACTCCTATGAGTATGGTTGGGGACTGTTGGCGTATTTTGCCCGCGCCAATTATTCGTACAAAGATAAATACTTGTTTTCAGCGTCATTCCGTCGTGAGGGAAGTTCACGGTTTGGAGCTCAAAACAAATACGGAGATTTTCCTGCAGCTTCGGTAGGTTGGAGATTAACGGAAGAGTCATTTATGCCTAAAGCTTCTTGGTTGACGGATGTGAAACTGAGAGCAAGCTGGGGGGTAACTGGTAACAACAATATCGGTAATTATCCAAGTTTGGCGTTTGTCGGAGCCAATAACTATATCCTCGGCAATGCATTTGCGGCAGGAAAAGTGATTAGTTCATTTGCAAACTCCAACCTGAAATGGGAGAAATCAAACCAGTTGGACATTGGTTTAGACGTGGCTACTTTCAACAACAAGCTGACCTTCACGTTTGAATATTATAGCAAAATTACCAACGACATGTTGCTGCCCATTTCTATCCCAGCGGTGTCAGGTTTTACTTCAAGTTTGGATAACATCGGAAAAGTGCAGAACCGTGGGGTAGAAGTAAGTGCTGACTTCAGAACAACCATTGGAAAAGTGAATTTCCGGACCAATGCTAACCTTACCGTAAACCGCAGCAAAATATTAGCCATCAAAGGCGCGAATGATATGTTGTATTACGGCAGTTTCTATGGTGGCTATAACGTACAAAAAGTAGGCCGCCCTATCGGAATGATTTATGGGTACCAAAAATTGGGTATCTTCAATACGCAAGCCGAAATCGACGCGTGGCCTAAGCAAGACGGTGTGATTCCGGGCGGTATGAAATTTGCCGATACCAACGGCGACGGCGTAGTGTCGTACGACACACAAGACATGGTTGAAATCGGAAATCCAAACCCTGCTTTTACGTGGGCTTGGACCGTTGCGGCTGATTATCGTCGTTTTGACCTGAACGTTTTGTTTGTGGGAGCACACGACTTTGACATCTATCGTAACATCGAAGCATCGACCATGAACATGGACGGCGTGTTTAACGTATTGGACAAAGCGAAAGACCGTTGGAGATCACCTTCCAACCCAGGTTCCAATCCAAATGCTAAAAATTCACAGGGTGGAACCAACTACTTCAAATGGTCACGCGAGAGTAGTGAGCGTTACGTATACGATGGCAGCTATGTTTGGTTAAAAGCCGTAACCCTTGGTTATAACCTTCCTAAATTCAAATCCGTATTGAGCGATGCCCGTATTTTTGTAACGGCAAACAACTTGTTTTTATTTACTAAATACCCTGGCAATAACCCTGATGCGGGTGTAAGAGGCGGCACGGAATTGAACAATGACGATGAGTCATATCCTGTTCCAAGAACGTTGGCGGTTGGTGCTAAGTTTAACTTTTAATTCTACGCAGAAATGAAAAAAATAACCTCTTTTATACTTATAACACTTGGCTTCGTTCAGTTTTCTTGTAACGATGATTTCCTGACGACCACTGACCCTACCCGAATCAGTACGGATGTTTTCTACCAAAACCAAACCCAGTTTGAGCAGGCGCTCAACGGAGTGTATGGTCAGTTGCAGGGAATTACCAACACCGCGTATTTGGGACAGGAATTTATGTCTGACAACACAACGCTTGATTTCAACCCCCTTGACCGTGGGGGAGCAGCTGGTTGGGAAGCATTTGAGTTTTCGACCGTTAACCCTGGCAATGGTGAAATAGCGGCTTTGTGGAATAACCATTATTCCGCCATGTACAATATCAACTATGCACTGGAAAAGCTTGAAACAAGCACCATTGATGCCGCCGCCAAGAGCGCCATTGGTGGTCAATTGAAATTCATCAGAGCTTTCCATTACTTTAATTTGGTTCGTTATTTTGGAGACGTCGTGCTGGTTACCAAAACGTTGAAAAGCCCTAATGAAGCTTTTGATTTGGTAAAATCTCCGCAGGCAGATGTGTACAAGCAAATCGAAGCCGACCTGAAAGATGCCGTCAACTTACTCCCAACTACCTATCCTGCTGCGGGCAGAGGACGGGTTACGAAAGGAGCCGCGTTGAGCTTGTTGGGTAAAGTTTATCTGACCCTGAAGCGTTATCCTGAGGCGGTTTCTACTTTAAAGCAGGTGTTGCCTTTGGGTTATTCTTTGTATGCCAACTACAAGGATAATTTTGACCCGACTAAAAAGAACGGTGTAGAATCTGTATTTGAAGTTCAGTATCAGGGTGGCAACGACTTGGGCGAGCAAAGCAACTTTGTGTATTTATTTGCGCCACGCCTTTCTCAAGGAGCGGTGACAGGATTTGCTAATACCACTCC encodes:
- a CDS encoding RNA polymerase sigma factor encodes the protein MLFSRALKTLPELLEGCLKNDRKCQELLYKQFYGYAMGVCMRYVPNREEALEVVNDGFLKIFQKVQMYDAEKPFKIWLRRIMINTALDHYRQNVKFQHNTDLSVAENTIAAADSDNVYSTLAHEDLIELIQQLTPSYRTVFNLYVIDGYSHEEIAQRLGISEGTSKSNLARARENLRVMLSKKKSNEYARVPR
- a CDS encoding SGNH/GDSL hydrolase family protein, whose amino-acid sequence is MSDLKTELTKEWPKNRAINLVFHGHSVPAGYFKTPVVNTLEAYPYQVLKQLKALYPYAVINVINTSIGGESSKGGADRFETEVLVHRPDVIFIDYALNDRGMGLEEARKAWVSMIQKAAQKKIKVILLTPSPDQRTALLDPESALEKHRKQIIEMAKEHNLGLVDSYAFFQKKIQSGEIISSYMSQVNHPNEKGHQLIADGIMTYFR
- a CDS encoding SusC/RagA family TonB-linked outer membrane protein → MRQIRLFILCMLLAFKGVAQGVQIQGKVTTANGLGIPGATILEQGTTNGATTNSDGEYKITTTKTNPTLVFSYVGLISQTINSQGRKTIDVTLEEDLKALQEVVVVGYGSQRKQDITSAVSVINMKDIGEQPANNMNQLLQGRAAGVVVKQKSGTPGGIFEVRVRGIGSLGAGSDPLYVIDGFAVGTSVGQNLNPNDIESITVLKDAASTAIYGARGSNGVVLITTKSAKEGKVNVNLSIDYGIQNVPDSRRVKMLNGVEFAQFKKEIFEDGIRYFQNREPRLEEVPIGFRYPEQTKYSTDWFGAIMNNNAPYMDVNLTISSGKGPLKSMLSVGYFKEEGSIIKTNYDRVSIRSNIGGEVTKFLTVGMNVNGSYTKQNLANTDGRSALVGGALLMDPREPIYNDDGTMRPYIGGVDGAFGFPNPVFVLNNVIRRRNIGDVLANGFAEIAILKNLKFRTSVNAKINFNTFKEYVPSTIGLSVASGTAGAPPRIATARDINEQLRNYSFDQLLTYTPKIGANQSMDFLLGVTSQKETVYGVDGSGNTFPDDLVPYLGAASIRSSNSYEYGWGLLAYFARANYSYKDKYLFSASFRREGSSRFGAQNKYGDFPAASVGWRLTEESFMPKASWLTDVKLRASWGVTGNNNIGNYPSLAFVGANNYILGNAFAAGKVISSFANSNLKWEKSNQLDIGLDVATFNNKLTFTFEYYSKITNDMLLPISIPAVSGFTSSLDNIGKVQNRGVEVSADFRTTIGKVNFRTNANLTVNRSKILAIKGANDMLYYGSFYGGYNVQKVGRPIGMIYGYQKLGIFNTQAEIDAWPKQDGVIPGGMKFADTNGDGVVSYDTQDMVEIGNPNPAFTWAWTVAADYRRFDLNVLFVGAHDFDIYRNIEASTMNMDGVFNVLDKAKDRWRSPSNPGSNPNAKNSQGGTNYFKWSRESSERYVYDGSYVWLKAVTLGYNLPKFKSVLSDARIFVTANNLFLFTKYPGNNPDAGVRGGTELNNDDESYPVPRTLAVGAKFNF
- a CDS encoding RagB/SusD family nutrient uptake outer membrane protein, with protein sequence MKKITSFILITLGFVQFSCNDDFLTTTDPTRISTDVFYQNQTQFEQALNGVYGQLQGITNTAYLGQEFMSDNTTLDFNPLDRGGAAGWEAFEFSTVNPGNGEIAALWNNHYSAMYNINYALEKLETSTIDAAAKSAIGGQLKFIRAFHYFNLVRYFGDVVLVTKTLKSPNEAFDLVKSPQADVYKQIEADLKDAVNLLPTTYPAAGRGRVTKGAALSLLGKVYLTLKRYPEAVSTLKQVLPLGYSLYANYKDNFDPTKKNGVESVFEVQYQGGNDLGEQSNFVYLFAPRLSQGAVTGFANTTPSGRNIPTNDMIAAYEPGDLRKDISLQTSYTLNGTVVSIPFINKYRYPHTITGRSDNNWPVLRYSDVLLMLGEAINEATGPDAEALGYLNQVRKRAGLAELTGLTKDTYRTAVLKERRVELAFENHRWFDLQRTKTPAELAAFMNAYAAKEKTSPTVPRGGIAFNALDYVYSDFEYYLPIPAPQILINSKLTQNPGYQ